DNA sequence from the Virgibacillus proomii genome:
AACCAATACGACTATAGAACTTTAACCATTAGCTCCATTCATAATACATAAACCGTAAAAGTTTCTGATTTATAAAATGAAACTTCAGTCAGTGGGATTTTTCCTTCATCCCCCACTGATAAGAAGAGGAACAAAAGCTAAATTTCAGGCATCCTTGAAAATAAAAAACATAACATTCAATCGCTTGTTGAAGCTTCTCTGTCCCTATCGATTCGATCCGAACAAATCAGGCATTTAAGCTTCGTTATTTTCCACGTAATCTTCTACGTATTATCACATGAGATTCTTGCAGAACTCTAGATACGAGATTAGAAAAACTTGGCTTGTACGAAAGCTATCGTTTTTCTTATAGATAAAGCCCCAAAGTTTTATACTTTTCTATAGTGTAAAAAAGAGGCTTTTAGATTATACCAAGTCTACATATGATATATTTAATAAAAGAAAACAAATTTTCCTTTTTTTAATCAAACATCTTAAAATAGGGCAACGCTCATTGGGGTTTTCCATTAATTTATCACTAATGATTAAGTTGGACCATTCAGGCCTTTAATGGAAGTTGAACTTATTTACTCCCTTCCAAATTAAGACTGTTCAGATGATAAGGAGAGAGTGTAATGAAAGAAATTACTCAACACAGAAAGAAAATTACGGAACGAAAAATTCGTTATGATGGGAGCATTGAGGAACATTGTTGTATTCAACTGAAAAGGAAGGATAACACGATCGTCGTTTTTCATGAAATACGTCAATCGTTTACTATCACTGGAAATCAGAATCAAATAACGATCCCTAAAGGAAGTTATACAACCGCCTATTACTGGAGAAATAAGCCATTCAACTTGTATTTTTGGAGAGACGTGAAAGGAAATTTTTTAGGGGCATATTTTAATATCGTCCGAAACACGATGATTAAAAATAACCTCGTTTCATTTGAAGATTTAATTATTGATGTCTTCGTTCTTCCAAGTGGGGAGTATGTTGTATTAGATGAAGACGAGTTGCCTTCAGAGCTGCCACAATTTGAGAATGGATTTGTTCAACGTTCCCTAAATAATTTAGTAGTTTCAAAAAACCTTTTGCTAGAGCAGGTCATTGCTGAAACAGATACGATATTCAGCCATAATGCTCATTATTACAGATGGCAAAGTAGCTTATCTACATTCCTTACAGAATAGTTGAGGCATGTATTGCGATACGTTATAAGGAACAAGCTGAACTGTTATCGATAAAAGCCCTTACTTCCTGCGCTTTCGATTATCTAGTAGCATATGTTCTTTGATACAAGAGCTGCCATGAAGTGATTAAAAAAGACTTCTGGCAGCTTTTTAGTAGTAATTATATGTTTACCTCATTCAAGTTAGTTGATGCTTATTTTTTATACTTATAATAGTAGTCAATTGGATAAAATAGACCTACTTTTCCATACTCCTCATGATCCAATGTCGCAAAGATAATCCCAATCACTTCACCTGCTTCATTAAACACCGGACTGCCACTGTTGCCTCGATATACTGGGGCTTGGATCATCACGACAGCTTCTTTCCATGATTCTAATGTTGTATAATCGATTATTTTTCCTTGATTAGCTATCCCATTAAATTGCAAAGGGTTTCCAATAAAGCGAATAGGCTCATTTTTCTCAATTACTGCCCTTTCTGCTAAATCCAGAAATGGTACCTTTTCTGCATCATCAATTTCTATTATTGCTAAGTCTACAGAAGGATAGGTTTCTGTTACCTTAGCCTGGAACAAACCGTCTTCTGGGAATGCTATGATTACTGTCTGTTCCCCCTCTACCACGTGATGATTCGTCAGGATTTTCCCATCTGCTGTTATGGAGAAGCCCGTTCCTTTCGAATCATCCGTTTCAATCGTAACAACAGCTTCTTTATAGGCTTGAATATCTTCTTGCAGCGAAAGTTTAGCCGAAGTAACTAAAAAGTCAATGGCAGGGAGTGAAAAGGTTCTAGGAATAATCGCAATTACATTTAAAAAAAGAGCGACGGCTATTAGCCAAAACGCCCATTTTGGAAAAGGGCGTTTTGGCTTGTGATGTTGCTTTGCTTCTCTTTCTCTAGCGAATGCTTTTTCCCGTTCTTTCTGTACTAATTCATAAAGTTCTTCATCATCGATTTCCTCATATAAATCCTCATCAATAATATCGTGCTGATTCTCCTTTTTGTCCATAAGCCACCTCAGATTCATACCAAATTAAACAGCAGACTTGCTGTGACTATTTTGCTGCATTTGATACATTTGATAATAATAGCCTTTTTCCTGCATCAGTTCTACATGAGTTCCTCTTTCTTTTATCGTACCATGATCAAGCACAAAAATGATATCAGCTTGCTGTATTGTGGATAACCGGTGCGCGATTACTAACGTGGTCCTTCCTTTTTTAAGTACCTCCAATGCATGTTGAATAATTGTTTCTGTTTCTGTATCGATATTGGCAGTAGCTTCATCTAATATAAGAATTGCAGGATCGAAAGCTAGTGCCCGAGCAAAGGAAATCAGCTGTCTTTCTCCTAAGGAAAATCTCGTTCCCCCTTCACCCACTTTTTCTTCATACTTATCTGGAAGCCTTTCAATAAAATAATCTGCACCTACAGCCTTTAAGGCCTGTTTTGCCACTTCTGGCGAAATCCTCGGGTCATTCATCGTTACATTTGATAATAGGCTTCCTGAAAACAGAAATGGATCTTGCAGCACAATTCCCATATGACTCCTCACCTGTTGACGTGACCACTCTCGTATAGGATAACCATCAATGATAATCTCGCCTTTTTGTGGATCATAAAAGCGAAATAACAGATTCATAATCGAGCTTTTTCCAGAACCTGTATGTCCTACAAAAGCCGCTGTTTCCCCGGGCTTTACTTCAAAGGACAGATTTTTCAGCACATACTCCCTTTCATTATATGCAAAAGAAACACGGTCAAATTGGATGTGACCTTGATAACGTTTGATCGGTTGAGTTACAAGATCTTCCCCATCCCGATCTAATAGTGCAAATACACGATTTCCAGCGACACGTGCCTGTTCTATTAATGGCAGCTGATTCACAATATCTGTAACAGGCTCAAATAATCTTGTTAGATAATCAACAAACGCATAAAGTAAACCAATCGATATGGCACTGGAAGGTTCCAATGAAAATGAGCCAAAATACCAAATAAATCCTACAAATGCAATGTTTCGAAATACGGTAACTAAATTATAGGAGGTTAAGGCACTTAACTTTACTAATTTACGTTGATAAATGAAATGTCTTTCATTTAGAACTTCAAAACCTTCTTTTGTCTTCCGTTCACGCCGGAATGCCTGAATGATTGGCATTCCTTGAATCGCTTCGTTGATATTGCCATTAATTTCGCTGATGGTTGAACGAATTACTGTATTATACTTTGTGCCGTAATGCTTATAGAGCTTCATCCACCCATAAATTAAAGGAATAAGCAATAAGCACCATGCTGCTAACTTAGCATCTAAAATAAACAGCGCTACGAAAATGCCTCCCATGTAAATAACACTTGTTACAATAATCGATAATACGCGCTCGTATAAATCACGAATAGCCTCCGTATCATTGGTAATTCTCGAAACAATTTTTCCTGCTGGTTGATCGATAAAATAAGTAATTGGCACTCGATGAATATGATCAAATAAATCATTACGCATTTTTTTAACAATCCTATTCGACGCCTTTTGTAATAAAAAGGTTTGATAAAATTGGAAAAATCCAGCAATAATAAGTAAGCACATATAAAGTCCCAACAAGTATAAAATCGGTCGTTGCTCTGGTTTAAAAAATGGGTAAATCTCCGCTAATGATAACTTTTCACCTTTGACTTGAAGCTGATCTTGACCAGCAGAAATAATAATCATATCCTTTTCAACGGATCTTTTTCCTTCGAGTGGCATTTCTTCATTGATAAAATAATAGTCTGTATCAATTGCTAAAATAGTTGCAACCTCACCGGTAGTTTGGTCTGTTTCCTCAACTCGATTTGCCCGTTTATAGTTCTTTCCTTGATAAACTACTGTATATGAATCATCCTTTTCTTCAACTTGTTGCCATGCTCCTTCAATCCCAAGGATATGATCATCAATTACTTTTTTTGCAATTAGTGGTCCCGCCAATTCAAGTGTCACAGCAATAAGTAAGCAAATTAAGCCAATGATAATACCTTTTTTAAATTGTAATGCATACAAAAACAATCGCTTTTCTGTTGACATTACTGAGACACCTCCTCATTTTCAAGTTGTTGCTGTACGTATTGGGTATAATACCACCCTTGATTAGCAATCAATTGTTCATGGGTACCCGTTTCTACAATTTTTCCATCTTCTAAGACAATGATTTGATCGGCATGTGTAATAGCTGACAAACGATGTGCTGCAATGAGTGTCGTCTTATTTTTTCTCTCTTTACGCAAATGCTCCATAATTTTTGCTTCCGTCTTACCATCAACTGCTGATAAAGAATCATCAAGTATTAGAATCTCCGGATCCTTAATAAAAGCTCGAGCTAATGCCACTCGTTGCTTTTGTCCGCCGGACAACGTAACTCCGCTTTCACCGACTTGAGTATCTAAACCGTTAGGGAGTTGTTTTATATCATCTAAGAAATGTGCCTGTTCTAATACACGGAAGATTTCTTCATCTGTTGCATCTTCTCTACCAAATTGAATATTTTCACGTATCGTTTTAGAAAATAGTATTTGATCTTGAGGAACATAGCCGATCCATGAGCGGATTGTTTCTAATGAGAGAGCACCGATATTCGTTCCTGATATGGTTATTTCTCCTTTAATACCAGGATATTGTCGTAATAACAATTTAAACAATGTTGTTTTTCCGGCTCCTGTTTTCCCCACTATTCCGAGTGTCTGCCCTTTGTTTACGATAAATGAAATAGACGAGAGCTGATCGGTTTTTGTATAGGGATACGAAAATGAGACATCAGAAAATTTAATGTTATCTACTAATTCTGCTTGCAATGGGTTAGGAGGATCTACTACATCCGCCTTATAATTTAACATGTGGTTTACCCTATCTAACGAAGCATTTCCTCGTTGGAGAATATTTATTAATTCCCCAACTGCAAACATAGGCCAGATCAGCATTCCTAAATAAACATTAAAGGTAACCAAATCTCCGAGTGTAATGATATTTTCAAACACTAAAAACGAACCGTAGCCAAGCCCGATGGTGTATGATAATCCAACTAAAACCTGCATCGTGGGTTCAAATAATGCATCGATTTTAGCTACCTCAATATTTTTCTTATACACATCTGTAGTCATTTCTTGAAATTGTTTTGTATTTTGGTTTTCTTGAACAAACGCTCGAATTACTCGAACTCCTCGAACCGATTCCAATACTTCATTATTCATTTCACCAAAAGCATGTTGCGCTTTGGAAAATCGTTCATGTATCACTGCACCATATTTATTCATGGCGACTGCCATAATCGGTAGTGGAATTAAAGCAGCAGCCGTTAACTGCCAACTAATTGTAAAACCCATCATTGCAATAATCATTAGCATAAAAATGCTTGAATCAACAAGCGTTAGAACACCGAAACCAGCCGTTAAACTAATTGCCTTCAAATCATTTGTACTGCGTGCCATTAAATCTCCCGTCCGAAATTTACTAAAAAAGGTAGGAGTCATGGTCAGAAAATGCTGCATCAATTTACTTCGCATCCACTTTTCTAAAATGACAGCACCACTAAACAATGTGTAGTCCCATAAAAAGGAAATACCATAATGGATAATTATTATTAGCATATATCCAACAATAATTGCAGTTAGCAATTTCATCGTTAATGTTTCAAATTGAATATGATCAATCGTATATCCGGCTAGTTTAGGAGGGATTAAACCGATCGCACTAGCTGTAATTAAAGCTATGATTGCTAGGGTATACCGTTTCCAATAATGTTGAAAGAACCATTTTAATTTAACAAATACTTGAAACAAACTAACACCTTCTTCTCTTTTATTCTCGTTCACTAAACCAGTTTCATGATAATCATAAAAAATCGGCTAACATTCTCTATAAAGTGAAACTTCATTCAGTAGGAGTTTTCTTCCATCTCCTACTGAATGTTAGCTTGAACGAATCGGGCATTTAGGTGCCGTTTTCTTCCACTTAGACCCTTTTGTATCAACTCAAGGCTCTTGAATTGGGGGTCTTACGGCACCTTACATGCGGGATAAATTACAAAAAAACACGTATTCGCCCATGACGAATACGTGTTTAGGGAAAAAGACAAAAAAATACACTTGAAAAGTCACAGACAGATGTGACCCTAGTGTACGAACATGATAAGTCTACGTTTAAAAAGATCCAGCTGAGGTCACACGAATAGATATATAATTAAAAGTTATTTGAGCAATGTTCATTTTAATCATGATAATGACCTCCTATTTTATTCTAACTTATTATAGATGGAAGAATTTGATAAGTCAATAGATTTTTTGCACATTTCTAAATTTATTTTCACTATTTATAACTGCAGAAAAATGTTGTTTGGCTTCTGTATGAAGAAATACATGCCCTTTCATCGCTTCAACATAAAGGCAAACTTTACATCAATTAGATAGCGGATAAATTAGAAACATTCCTCACATACTAAATGATAAATAAATTTCTCAACCTAGTTCTTTAATGTATTCACTACCAAAGTTAACTGAGTTCCCTCATGGAAAAATATCAGTTTCATTACATTTTATTAAATAATCATGCTTTTTAACGTATATTGGAAATTTTTCTAAGAAGCCATTCCTCTATACGATGCCCATAACAATTTTTATCAAAATAAAATATTGAATGAAAGGTGTGAAATTAAGGAGGGAATTATGAGAAGAATAACAACAAAAAAACGTAAAACAACTATTTTCCCAACAAAACTCACACAATTGGAAACGCGATTAAAAAAAAGATTTACAAATAACCATGATTTAAGTTATACCATATACCAACTTGAAAACAAACGAATTGCAGTATTTTATATAACTTATTTAATTGATACAAACAAATTAGAAGCATCTTTATTACAACCTCTTTTAGAAAAAAAGGAAACATTAAGTCTAACCTCTGCTTCTTTACTCAATCATATACCTTTAAGCTCA
Encoded proteins:
- a CDS encoding S1 family peptidase; protein product: MDKKENQHDIIDEDLYEEIDDEELYELVQKEREKAFAREREAKQHHKPKRPFPKWAFWLIAVALFLNVIAIIPRTFSLPAIDFLVTSAKLSLQEDIQAYKEAVVTIETDDSKGTGFSITADGKILTNHHVVEGEQTVIIAFPEDGLFQAKVTETYPSVDLAIIEIDDAEKVPFLDLAERAVIEKNEPIRFIGNPLQFNGIANQGKIIDYTTLESWKEAVVMIQAPVYRGNSGSPVFNEAGEVIGIIFATLDHEEYGKVGLFYPIDYYYKYKK
- a CDS encoding ABC transporter ATP-binding protein, which codes for MFQVFVKLKWFFQHYWKRYTLAIIALITASAIGLIPPKLAGYTIDHIQFETLTMKLLTAIIVGYMLIIIIHYGISFLWDYTLFSGAVILEKWMRSKLMQHFLTMTPTFFSKFRTGDLMARSTNDLKAISLTAGFGVLTLVDSSIFMLMIIAMMGFTISWQLTAAALIPLPIMAVAMNKYGAVIHERFSKAQHAFGEMNNEVLESVRGVRVIRAFVQENQNTKQFQEMTTDVYKKNIEVAKIDALFEPTMQVLVGLSYTIGLGYGSFLVFENIITLGDLVTFNVYLGMLIWPMFAVGELINILQRGNASLDRVNHMLNYKADVVDPPNPLQAELVDNIKFSDVSFSYPYTKTDQLSSISFIVNKGQTLGIVGKTGAGKTTLFKLLLRQYPGIKGEITISGTNIGALSLETIRSWIGYVPQDQILFSKTIRENIQFGREDATDEEIFRVLEQAHFLDDIKQLPNGLDTQVGESGVTLSGGQKQRVALARAFIKDPEILILDDSLSAVDGKTEAKIMEHLRKERKNKTTLIAAHRLSAITHADQIIVLEDGKIVETGTHEQLIANQGWYYTQYVQQQLENEEVSQ
- a CDS encoding DUF402 domain-containing protein, giving the protein MKEITQHRKKITERKIRYDGSIEEHCCIQLKRKDNTIVVFHEIRQSFTITGNQNQITIPKGSYTTAYYWRNKPFNLYFWRDVKGNFLGAYFNIVRNTMIKNNLVSFEDLIIDVFVLPSGEYVVLDEDELPSELPQFENGFVQRSLNNLVVSKNLLLEQVIAETDTIFSHNAHYYRWQSSLSTFLTE
- a CDS encoding ABC transporter ATP-binding protein, translated to MSTEKRLFLYALQFKKGIIIGLICLLIAVTLELAGPLIAKKVIDDHILGIEGAWQQVEEKDDSYTVVYQGKNYKRANRVEETDQTTGEVATILAIDTDYYFINEEMPLEGKRSVEKDMIIISAGQDQLQVKGEKLSLAEIYPFFKPEQRPILYLLGLYMCLLIIAGFFQFYQTFLLQKASNRIVKKMRNDLFDHIHRVPITYFIDQPAGKIVSRITNDTEAIRDLYERVLSIIVTSVIYMGGIFVALFILDAKLAAWCLLLIPLIYGWMKLYKHYGTKYNTVIRSTISEINGNINEAIQGMPIIQAFRRERKTKEGFEVLNERHFIYQRKLVKLSALTSYNLVTVFRNIAFVGFIWYFGSFSLEPSSAISIGLLYAFVDYLTRLFEPVTDIVNQLPLIEQARVAGNRVFALLDRDGEDLVTQPIKRYQGHIQFDRVSFAYNEREYVLKNLSFEVKPGETAAFVGHTGSGKSSIMNLLFRFYDPQKGEIIIDGYPIREWSRQQVRSHMGIVLQDPFLFSGSLLSNVTMNDPRISPEVAKQALKAVGADYFIERLPDKYEEKVGEGGTRFSLGERQLISFARALAFDPAILILDEATANIDTETETIIQHALEVLKKGRTTLVIAHRLSTIQQADIIFVLDHGTIKERGTHVELMQEKGYYYQMYQMQQNSHSKSAV